The Oncorhynchus nerka isolate Pitt River linkage group LG3, Oner_Uvic_2.0, whole genome shotgun sequence genome includes the window AAAGCAAACCTTTTAGAGTAACTGTGAAAGTAGTAGCACCAACGTCCTGTTTGTCCTGCATGAAGCACTTTAATGTTCCCCTTCTCTTAGTTTTCTGTTCTGCCATTTATTTCAAAGTGACTTTGAATAACGCTTTAATCTGGATCATACGTATCCACACACTACATCCAATGATATTCCGGTATCAAATATACAAATGTTACCTGTAGATATGTTCATATTAATCAATGTGTATCAAGTGTCATTATCAGACATTTAAAAATGTACATGTATCTGAATAACATTAAGTTGATGAAATAGCCTAATGATATCAATGTAAGGGGGGAGGGTGTAATTCATAAGACAGTGTCAAGGCCAATTTACCACCTGTTTCTTCTAAGAAATGGAAATAATGGAAGTAATCAACtacattgtatttttttgtataacTTGTTAATATCTGAGTATGAAACGTGCAACTCTCTTTAATATTTTTTTAATCCAGTCTGTAAAAAAAAAGGTGTGGGGGAAAGAATGGTGGTTAATGGACTGTTTCTAATGGTTTAATTAACAGCCCTTTATTGTCTTTCTGTAGTAATGTCTGGAGTAGGCTTGGTTTGGTCAGACTGGTACAGCACATGTTATGTACATGAGAACATACAGTCAAAGGTATAATGTAGTCTGTAAAAAATGACACTTGAATTAGATTGTTCTGGTGTTCTAAAGGTTTTGTCTCTGTAGGCGTATACagtcgaagtcggaagtttacatacacttaggtatgTCATTAAAGtcttagagtcattaaaactcgtttttcaaccacaccacaaatttcttgttaacaaactatagttttggcaagtcagttaggacatctactttgtgtatgacacaagtaattttttcaacaattgttcacagattatttcacttataattcactgtataacaattccagtgggtcagaagtgcctttaaacagcttggaaaattcctgaaaatgatgtcatggctttagaagcttctgataggctaattggcatcatttgagtcaatcggaggtgtacttgtggatgtatttcaaggcctgccttcaaactccatgcctctttgcttgacatcatgggaaaatcaaaagaaatcagccaagacctcagaaacaaattgtagacctccacaagtctggttcatccttgggagcaatttccaaatgcctgaaggcccgaagaacaccatcccaaccgtgaagcacgggggtggcagcctcatgttgtgggggtgctttgctgcaggagggactggtgcacctcacaaaatagatggcgtcatgaggacggaaagtgatgtggatatattgtagcaacatctcaagacatcagtcaggaagttaaagcttggtcgcaaatgggtcttccaaatggacaatgaccccaagcatacttccaaagttgtggcaaaaaaggacaacaaagttattggtgaccttaatcctatagaacatttgtgggcagaactgaaaatgcgtgtgcgagcaaggaggcctgcaaacgtgactcagttgcaccagctctgtcatgaggaatgggtcacaattcacccaatttattgtgggaagattgtggaaggctacccgaaacatttgacccaagttaaacaatttaaaggcaatgctaccaaatactaattgagtgtatgtaaacttctgacccactgggaatgtgatgaaagaaataaaagctgaaataaatcattctctactattattctgacatttcacattcttaaaataaagtgttgatcctaactgacctaagacagggaatttttactaggattaaatgtcaggaattgtgaaaaactgagtttaaatgtatttggctaaggtgtatgtaaacttccgacttcaactgtatgtctatTGCCTTTACAGTCCACGGTTACGGATGCCATTACTTGACTGAATAGATTTTGACAGGCAGGTTCCATTCATCCTGTACAACAAGCTGCATGATCAACTTATCTATGGTATTTTGTCTATTATACACAGACACAAGTGGAAGAGcaaagggagagaacagggttTTATATGCATGACAGACAACAGCACAGCTTCCTGGGTATTTCGAGAGGTCTGGTTAAGAGCACATTACTGAAGCACTGTTCGAAATGAATGCATTTTAATGGTGTCAAATTAGGATATTCTGAATACGCTGTACATACACTTTTTGCCAAATTAAAATGGTTGGTTTTATTAGAGGCCTTGTCTGTTTCTTTCATACCTTGGCCACACTGTGAATGTGTATGTGATGTAGAAGGGCAAGGGCATTCGTCCAAAACATCTACTCCATCTTGGTACAGTACAATTATTTTCTGGAACCAACCTCACAATTAGAGCGCTTACAGGCAAGTGGCAAAGGAGAGCCAGTCCAATTGAATGTAATTGCAATAGGTTTGGGGCAATTTAGGCATGTAGTTACCAGTATGTGAAAACCAAACTCTACAGCAGCTCTTAACAAAACAGTTTGAATCTAAAACAGAATGAGGAAGCTCATGTGTGTGATTTTGCCTGGTTGAAGGTGGTTGCTTTCATGAAACATCCTGCCTCTATTTGCCACTCTGTTTATTCTGAATCAGTAGAGAGATTAAAAACAGGACATCAACCATGATGATAATGAAAAGTTTGGGGGACATGGTTCTGAACCGTTAGTGGGATTATTAACAGCAGTGCCATGAACAGAACTTTTCATTTGACTAACAGTCAAAATAACAGAACAATTAACATTGTCAAACAATCACATTTATTTTGACACACAACATCCTCTCATGTTCAGTGGGGTCCACAGAAAGTCTAATACTGTGCCAGTCATCTAAAACAGTGTGATCCACCAAAAGTGTTTGGGTGTTTTTCTTATTACACACAAAGCAACACACTGTTTCCAAACCAGGACCTAGTCAGAATCTGTGGACTATAAAAGTTTAGAGTACAACCCACCAGTGGGTCCCCTTCTTGGTAAATACAGGGGCTTATTCAGGAGGGAGCAACGTTCCAGAATGTTCATATACTGTAGAACAGACATGACATTCTAAATGTTTCACCATATCAAACACACCCCTGATCTAACACATGTGATGTCAGTGTGTGGCTGGTTGCATTATGCCTCAACCTTGGCTGCTGCCTGCTGTGCCCGCTGTTCTCTGTAGCCTTTGAGGAGCTGGTTGATTAGTGTGAGTTCATTGTCTCGCTTGGCGGTCTGGAGAGGTGGGAACGGGTTGCCTTTATACTCCAGCACGGCCATAGCAGCCTTGTCCAGGTTCTCCCTGTTGGGAATGCGGGCCATCCGGGTGTAGGCTTTGGGCTGGGTCTCAAACCTGGGAGCCAGGACCTTGAAGAGCTTTGGGATCAGGTCCTTTTCCTTAATCCACAGAGGAGAGAGCGACAGGATGACTGTCTGAAAGAACTAGGAACACACTCATACTAATCTGGTAGATAATAGTACAACAAAGCTGGTGACATTGGGACGGTCTGACTTGGTCATTAAAATGCTAACAAAGATCATAAAGAAAGAACATTTACTGTGAGCCAGAAGTTTGCCATTTTCATCGCTTTCTCGTCAGTGTCTCCCTTCTTGGCATAGTCAATCAACTGCAAAACAACATCACACATTGGTCAACATCGTCACAAGCTGTCAAAAACTACAGTAGCCTACTAAACAGGGATGGTTGAAGAAGTAGCTGACTGAACTCAACTCCATGGTTATATTTGTTTGATTAAAATTTATGAATTTCAGCAAACAAAGGCACATAACTAGATAGGTACAAGATAAGCGTTTCATAATCTACTATTGACCTTGGGCTCAGGTCCTTTTCCTTAAACCACAGAGGAGAGCGCGTAATCAGAGCTGAATTTCTTCCAAGCCAGGACTCCGCTAAACTCCATTGGTGGAGTTCATCAGAAACTTCCTTCACCATGGGAGTTGAGTTTAGTCAACTGGTGGAGTAGCCCAAAGGCCAGCAGATGACAATAGTCTCTTCATCTTACCATCCAAAGGAAATGTATGTAGCCAGCTATACACTCATATCCCCATGGACCGAGTTGTACATAAAATATTCTCCCTTTAGGTTGCAAAGGAGTTGATTTCCTCCTTAACTCAATTTAATGGCgagaaggtaaaaaaaaaaaaaaaaagagacttTCCTTATGAAACACCATTTTCCGCCATGTTCTGAATGTTGCCAATCGCGTTAATCAATCAGGTTGGAGTAGTCAAAAATGTTCCACCCCTGGTCTGATTGGCTGAAGGGGTATACACGTTTATAGCCGGCTGCATACGTTCCTTTTGGCCGGTAAAATGAAACGACTCAATATCGCCATCTGCCAGCCTTTGAATTACTATTATTGAAGCAGCTGTGTTGAGCTGTGTAAAAGGGTAACGTTACCATCCATGTCCTCACCTTTTCAGCATAGAATCGAACTTCGTCTGCTCTACCTCGGGTGGTCTCTATCCTCTCGTGTCGAACGAGGCCGGTAAGAATGTTCCGAAGCATGTTTATTCGGGACTCTGGACCGAGACCCATTTTACGGGCCACCCGGCCATGGGATATCAACATCTGAATGGTGAGGCGCATCTTGTCGAGTTCAGACACCTACAAGAGGCTAGAAAGAAAAAAGGAATCAAACCGGTCTTTAAAAATGCAAAAGGATGTTTCTAAGGAAAATTATATTCCGTTATTCTCGTGTAAATTAGGTGTATGTCGCATAACGTGACAAATTTCGTTTGACAATTTTGACATTGCCGGTGCATCAGTTATCGCAGTCTGTGTGGGTGAATGGTGTTACGTGAAAAATAGTTCCACTTTAGGATGAAATGGTTCCGCCTCAAATGTATTCTATTTGTTTCTAGTTGTCATTAATTAATTCATTGTTTTGTTATTAGATATCAGGCCTTTCTATGTGCATAGAGATTTCAAAATGTAAAAAGGTTCATTTCTGATTTGGAAATGTAATTGGAAAAAGGGGAAAATATTTAAATGACTTATTTCTCTGCGATATATGATGACAAATAGCATagatatgcagtaccagtcaatagtttggacacacctactcataattgtctttatttttactaatttctacattgtagaataatagtgaagacatcaaaacgatgaaaaaacaaatatggaatcatgtagtaacccaattgTTTTTAAACaaaccaaatcaaaatatattttagattcttcaaagtagccacccattgccttgatggcagcttttcacactatttgcattctctcaaccagcttcacctggaatgcttttccaacagtcttgaaggagtttctacatattctgagcacttgttggctgcttttccttcactctgcgttccaactcatcccaaaccatctcaattgagttgaggtcaggtgattgtggaggccatgtcatctgagGCAGCACTACATAACTCTCCTTTGTCGAATAGCccttttgggtcattgtcctgttgaaaaacaaatgattgtcccacaaagtgcaaaccagatgagatggcgtatcgctgcagaattctgtagtagccatgctggttaagtgtgacttgaattctaaataaatcagacagtgtcaccagcaaagcaccgccacaccatcacacctcctcctccatgcgtcacagtgggaaccataaatgcggagatcatccgttaacctactctgtgtctcacattTTGACTTATCAGACCAAaatacagatttccactggtctaatgtccattgctagtgtttcttggcccaaccaagtctcttcttctaagtggtgtcctttagcagtgatttctttgcagcaatttaaccatgaagacctgattcacacggtctcctctgaacagttgatgttgagatgtgtctgttacttgaactctgaagcatttatttgggctgcaatttctgagactggtaactctaacgaacttatcctctgcagaaaaggtaactctgggtcttctatataccacccctaccttgtcacatcacAACTGTTTGActgaaacacattaagaaggaaagaaattccataaattaacttttaacagggcacacatgttaattcaaatgcattccaaatgcattccaggtgactacctcatgaagctggttgagataatgccaagagcgtgcaaagctgtcaaggcaaagggtggctactttgaagaatctcaagtataaaatatgtatatttttttgcttactacatgattccatgtgttatttcatagttttgatgtcttcactattagtctacaatgtagaaaatagtaaaaatgaagaaaaactctggaatgagtaggtgtgtccaaacgtttgaccactactgtgtgtatatatacagtggggagaacaagtatttgatacactgccgattttgcaggttttcctacttacaaagcatgtagaggtcaaatttttatcataggtacacttcaattgtgagagacggaatctaaaacaaaaatatagaaaatcatattgtatgatttttaagtaattaatttgcattttattgcatgacataagtatttgatacattagaaaagcagaacttaatatttggtacagaagcctttgtttgcaattacagagattatacgtttcctgtagttcttgaccaggatttcttgcacacactgcagcatggattttggcccactcctccatacagaccttctccagatccttcaggtttcggggctgtcgctgggcaatacggactttcagcttcctccaaagattttctattgggttcaggtctggagactggctaggccactccaggaccttgagatgcttcttacggagccactccttagttgccctggctgtgtgtttcgggtcgttgtcatgctggaagacccagcaacgacccatcttcaatgctcttactgagggaaggaggttgttggccaagatctcgcgatacatggccccatccatcctcccctcaatacggtgcaatCGTCCTGCcgcctttgcagaaaagcatccccaaagaatgatgtttccacctccatgcttcacggtagggatggtgttcttggggttgtactcatccttcttcctccaaacacggcgagtggagtttagaccaaaaagctatatttttgtctcatcagaccacatgaccttctcccattcctcctctggatcatccagatggtcattggcaaacttcagacaggcctggccatgcgctggcttgagcagggggaccttgcgtgcgctgcaggattttaatccatgacggcgtagtgtgttactaatggttttctttgagactgtggtcccagctctcttcaggtgattgaccaggtcctgccatgtagttctgggctgatccctcaccttcctcatgatcattgattccccacgaggtgagatcttgcatggagccccagacccagggtgattgaccgtcatcttgaacttcttccattttctaataattgcaccaacagttgttgccttctcaccaagctgcttgcctattgtcctgtagcccatcccagccttgtgcggGTCTACAATTTTAGCCCTGATGTCCTTACCCAGCTCTCTGgacttggccattgtggagaggttggagtctgtttgattgagtgtgtggacaggtgtcttttatacaggtaacgagttcaaacaggtgcagttaatacaggtaatgagtggagaacaggagggatccttaaagaaaaactaacaggtctgtgagagacggaattcttactggttggtaagtgatcaaatacttatgtcacgcaataaaatgctaattaattacttaaaaatcatacaatgagattttctggatttttgttttagattccgtctctcacagttgaagtgtacctatgataaaaatgacagacctctacatgctttgtaagtaggaaaaccagcAAAATCGgcggtgtatcaaatacttgttctccccactgtatacagtggggcaaaaaagtattgtcagccaccaattgtgtaagttctcccacttaaaaagatgagaggcctgtaattatcatcataggtacacttcaactatgacagacaaaatgagaaaaaaaatccagaaaatcacattgtaggatttttaatgaatttatttgcaaattatggtggaaaataagtatttggtcaataaccaaagtttctcaatactttgttatataatctttgttggcaatgacagaggtcaaacgttttctgtaagtcttcacaaggttttcacacactgttgctggtattttggcccattcctccatgcagatctcctctagagcagtgatgttttggggctgttgctgggcaacacggactttcaactccctccaaagattttctatggggttgagagctggagactggctaggccactccaggaccatgaaatgcttcttacgaagccactccttcgttgcccgggcggtgtgtttgggatcattgtcatgctgaaagacccagccacgtttcatcttcaatgcccttgctgatggaaggaggttttcactcaaaatctcatgatacatggccccattcattctttccttttatacggatcagtcgtcctggtccctttgcagaaaaacagccccaaagcatgatgtttccacccccatgcttcacagtaggtatggtgttctttggatgcaactcagcattctttgtcctccaaacacgacgagttgagtttttaccaaaaagttatattttggtttcatctgaccatatgacattctcccaatcttcttctggatcatccaaatgctctctagcaaacttcagacggacctggacatgtactggcttaagcagggggacacgtctggcactgcaggatttgagtccctggcggcgtagtgtgttactgatggtaggctttgttactttggtcccagctctctgcaggtcattcaccagGTCccgccgtgtggttctgggatttttgctcaccattcttgtgatcattttgaccccacggggtgagatcttgtgtgaagccccagatcgagggagattatcagtggtcttgtatgtcttccatttcctaataattgctcccacagttgatttcttctaaccaagctgcttacctattgcagattcagtcttcccagcctggtgtaggtctacaattttgtttctggtgtcttttgacagctctttggtcttggccatagtggagtttggagtgtgactgtttgaggttgtggacaggtgtcttttatactgataacaagttcaaacaggtgccattaatacaggtaacgagtggaggacagaggagcctcttaaagaagaagttacaggtctgtgagagccagaaatcttgcttgtttattggtgaccaaatacttattttccaccataatttgcaaataaattcataaaaaaatcctacaatgtgattttctgaaattttttccctaattttgtctgtcatagttgaagtgtacctatgatgaaaattacagacctctcatctttttaagtgggagaacttgcacaattggtggttgactaaatacttttttgccccactgtatatattttattgTACTCCGAATGATCCCAAATGCAAAGCCAAAATAGTATTCTAGACAGAATTGTCCGGATAGCATAGTCCTTCGGGCCACCATACTGCCTTCTCTTCTGGGTCCCTTGTGGCTACGGGTCTGGGACCATTCTGAAAATCCATCAATATCTCAGTCACTCTTATTTAGCAGTTTCTCACAGTAGAGgggagtggggtaagttgagacaTTTTTTTCATTCAGCATCACTCCATCAAGGGAAATATTGTATTCTTTcaaacaaagatatctacatatatttcaggatgttatTAACATTAAAGTGGTTTCTTGGCACAACTTACCCCAGATGTGTCACGTTCGTTGACAGatggattggaccaaggtgcagcgtggtaggcgtccATCTTTCTTTTATTTAAAAGACAcagaaaaaacaacaaaatacaaaccaaccgtgaagctatatgcagtgcagtgcagtgcagtgcagtgcagtgcagtgcagtgcagtgcagtgcagaacacaactacacacaaacaagatcccacaatctaaggtgggaaaaaggtctgcctaagtatgatccccaatcagagacaactataaacagctgcctctgattgggaaccatactaggccaacaaagaaatagaaacatag containing:
- the LOC115101437 gene encoding large ribosomal subunit protein bL17m-like, with the protein product MRLTIQMLISHGRVARKMGLGPESRINMLRNILTGLVRHERIETTRGRADEVRFYAEKLIDYAKKGDTDEKAMKMANFWLTEKDLIPKLFKVLAPRFETQPKAYTRMARIPNRENLDKAAMAVLEYKGNPFPPLQTAKRDNELTLINQLLKGYREQRAQQAAAKVEA